Proteins co-encoded in one Ruegeria sp. YS9 genomic window:
- a CDS encoding homocysteine S-methyltransferase family protein, with the protein MADITLLDGSIGQELVKRSGDQATPLWSTRVMIDHPDLVAEVHRDYFSRGATVATTNTYAVHRSRLVRVGMEDQMPTLIDTALTQAERARSETEGRIAGALGPLLASYRPDLNPDPADAAEKFAELVAMMAARVDLFLIETVSSIQEAEGALRGTAGCGKPVWLSLSVNDDDGSLLRSGEALADIAPLVEEFSPDAVLINCSRPEAIPAALEVLSGMNRPYGAYANGFTHISDGFLQDAPTVDALQERHDLGPGAYADQVMRWIDQGATIVGGCCEIGPDHIEELAHRVRAAGHNIV; encoded by the coding sequence ATGGCAGATATCACTCTCTTGGACGGCTCTATCGGGCAGGAACTGGTAAAACGCAGTGGCGATCAGGCGACACCGCTGTGGTCGACGCGCGTGATGATCGATCACCCCGATTTGGTCGCGGAAGTGCACCGCGACTATTTCAGCCGGGGTGCGACGGTCGCAACAACCAATACTTATGCCGTCCATCGCTCTCGTTTGGTGCGGGTGGGGATGGAGGATCAGATGCCTACCCTGATCGACACTGCCCTGACGCAGGCCGAACGTGCCCGCTCGGAAACCGAGGGCCGGATCGCGGGTGCATTGGGGCCGTTGCTGGCATCATATCGACCCGATCTGAACCCGGATCCGGCGGACGCGGCTGAAAAGTTCGCCGAACTTGTGGCCATGATGGCCGCGCGGGTCGATCTGTTTCTGATCGAGACCGTGTCTTCGATACAGGAAGCCGAGGGCGCATTGCGTGGCACGGCCGGATGCGGAAAACCGGTTTGGCTGTCCCTGTCGGTCAATGATGACGATGGCAGCCTTCTCAGGTCCGGCGAAGCGTTGGCGGACATTGCTCCGCTGGTGGAAGAGTTTTCGCCCGATGCCGTGTTGATCAACTGTTCGCGCCCCGAAGCGATCCCGGCGGCGCTGGAGGTTCTGTCCGGCATGAATCGGCCATACGGGGCGTACGCCAATGGTTTTACGCATATTTCGGATGGCTTCCTTCAGGATGCGCCGACCGTGGATGCCCTGCAAGAACGGCATGACCTTGGCCCAGGGGCTTATGCGGATCAGGTAATGCGGTGGATCGATCAGGGGGCAACGATTGTTGGCGGGTGCTGCGAAATCGGGCCGGATCATATCGAAGAACTGGCGCACCGGGTGCGGGCCGCCGGTCATAACATCGTTTGA
- a CDS encoding alcohol dehydrogenase family protein, producing MNAPKTMSGVYLTGHGGPEVLERRGDIPVPEPGAGQVLVRVAAAGVNNTDINTRVGWYSSDVTGATDTVDQKVEAGGWGGALHFPRIQGGDLCGIVEQVGPGVAFKPGQRVTCPINLPRPRPANPQGFIALGSEIDGAFAQYCLVEADDLYDVSASPLSDVEIAAIPCAFGTAENLLTRAGVTAGHKVLITGASGGVGLAAVQLAALRGASVWAVTAGTKAEIVKSQGAENTFDRNDPLPQDMFDVVIDVVGGPAWPSLILSLKSGGHYAVSGAIAGPIVEADLRDIYLRDITIHGCTHQAPEVFARLVELVNTGRIKPLVSRTYPLKDIGIAQADFQSKTLPGKLVLVP from the coding sequence ATGAATGCTCCAAAGACGATGTCCGGTGTCTATCTGACGGGTCACGGTGGCCCCGAAGTTCTGGAACGGCGAGGTGATATCCCGGTTCCTGAACCTGGTGCAGGGCAAGTTCTGGTTCGGGTCGCCGCCGCAGGCGTGAACAACACGGATATCAACACACGGGTCGGTTGGTATTCCTCGGACGTCACCGGCGCGACGGATACCGTTGATCAGAAGGTCGAAGCGGGCGGTTGGGGCGGTGCATTGCACTTTCCCCGCATTCAGGGCGGAGATCTTTGCGGCATCGTGGAACAGGTTGGGCCGGGTGTTGCCTTCAAACCGGGTCAGCGCGTGACCTGTCCGATAAACCTGCCGCGCCCGCGCCCGGCAAACCCGCAGGGCTTCATTGCGCTGGGTTCCGAGATTGACGGGGCTTTTGCCCAGTATTGTCTGGTTGAAGCCGATGATCTTTATGACGTCAGCGCCTCGCCCCTTTCAGATGTGGAAATCGCCGCCATTCCTTGCGCCTTCGGGACGGCGGAAAACCTGCTGACCCGCGCAGGCGTGACAGCCGGGCACAAAGTGCTGATCACCGGCGCCTCGGGCGGCGTCGGGCTGGCGGCGGTGCAACTGGCCGCCCTGCGCGGGGCGTCGGTTTGGGCTGTAACAGCGGGCACGAAAGCCGAGATCGTGAAATCCCAGGGGGCCGAGAACACGTTTGACCGGAACGACCCGCTTCCTCAGGATATGTTCGATGTGGTGATCGACGTTGTGGGTGGCCCGGCCTGGCCATCGCTGATCCTTTCCCTGAAATCCGGCGGGCACTATGCCGTTTCGGGGGCAATAGCAGGCCCGATTGTCGAAGCTGATCTGCGGGACATATATCTGCGCGACATCACCATACATGGGTGCACGCACCAGGCGCCCGAAGTCTTTGCCCGTCTTGTTGAACTGGTGAATACCGGACGGATCAAGCCACTGGTTTCCCGGACCTATCCGTTGAAGGATATTGGTATTGCACAGGCTGATTTTCAGTCAAAGACTCTTCCGGGAAAACTGGTATTGGTGCCCTGA
- a CDS encoding cupin domain-containing protein translates to MRPQYSRLEPGEGPNFDWENDHTFVKVSGQDTGGAYTLMEDNLKASFALGLHRHDSHAETFYFLEGAVDFYVDGDWHLCTPGTTMHVPAGVPHACRVADNKPARMLMIFQPSGFDGFLAELATMTPADFEDEAKMADLNARYDIVPMGPVPPHPDDQT, encoded by the coding sequence ATGCGTCCGCAATATTCCAGGCTGGAACCCGGTGAGGGTCCCAACTTTGACTGGGAAAACGACCATACCTTCGTGAAAGTTTCCGGTCAGGACACGGGCGGAGCCTACACACTGATGGAAGACAACTTGAAGGCCAGCTTCGCGCTTGGCCTTCATCGCCACGACAGCCATGCCGAGACGTTCTATTTCCTGGAGGGCGCCGTGGATTTCTATGTCGACGGAGACTGGCACCTGTGCACGCCGGGCACCACCATGCATGTTCCGGCGGGTGTGCCTCATGCCTGCCGGGTTGCCGACAACAAACCGGCACGGATGCTCATGATCTTTCAACCATCCGGGTTTGATGGTTTCCTTGCGGAACTGGCAACCATGACCCCGGCGGATTTCGAGGACGAGGCCAAGATGGCCGACCTGAATGCCCGATATGACATCGTGCCGATGGGACCGGTTCCGCCCCATCCCGACGACCAGACCTGA
- a CDS encoding FAD-dependent oxidoreductase, whose amino-acid sequence MSDFPTKARVVIIGGGVVGASSLYHLAKKGWTDCVLLEKNELTAGSTWHAAGNVPTFSTSWAIMNMQRYSTELYSRLGEEVDYPMNYHVSGSIRLAHSKERMQEFQRAMSMGRYQGIPMEMWTPEQAKERYPFLETHDLEGVLYDPTDGDIDPAQLTQALAKGARDMGQKIIRFCPATGVTQHDDGTWTVHTEKGDIDCDYVVNAAGYYAQRVGEWFKPYGGRTVPAMVMSHQYLLTDEVPEVEEWSKKNGGRKLPLLRDVDVSYYLRQEKNGFNLGPYEPNCKGHWMTEDDPMPEDFSFQLWNDDLDRIEDIVTDAMERVPLMATSGVGRVINGPIPYAPDGLPLIGPMPGVKNAFEAHTFTFGIAQGGGAGKVLAEWIVDGATERDMWAVDPRRYTDYTDQDYCNQKGMEVYGNEYAMHFPHHEWPAARDKKLSPVHAKVKELGGVMGVYNGWERANWFAQPGDDTSEEGTHTWGRSGPWEQRIKEECEAVRDHCGVLDLPGFSRFIVKGEGAAEALRGLVTGGLPKVGRINLVYIADDRGRILTEMSCMRLGEDDFVMITAATAQWHDRDILMNAMPAGVTVEDVTTTRDTLIVTGPKSREILSGLTDADLSLGWLTHQAATVAGQPAHLIRVSFAGELGWEVHALNEHMPAIYDAILAAGAKPFGMYALNSLRIEKGYRAWKGDLSTDYSLLEAGLERFVKLDKPQGFPGKAAILNEKQQGVKKSFVTLTVDAGDCDAPYMSCIWQGDQIVGETTSGAWGYRVGKSIALGMIKSEHANPGTELEVEIYGQKCRAVVQQDQPLWDPANERLRA is encoded by the coding sequence ATGAGTGATTTTCCGACAAAAGCCCGCGTGGTCATTATCGGTGGCGGTGTGGTGGGGGCTTCCTCGCTGTATCATCTGGCCAAGAAAGGCTGGACCGACTGCGTTCTGCTGGAAAAGAATGAACTGACCGCAGGTTCGACCTGGCACGCGGCGGGCAACGTGCCGACCTTCTCGACCTCGTGGGCGATCATGAACATGCAGCGGTACTCGACCGAGCTGTATTCGCGTCTGGGTGAAGAGGTCGACTATCCGATGAACTACCATGTTTCGGGGTCGATCCGTCTGGCGCACAGCAAAGAGCGGATGCAGGAGTTCCAGCGGGCCATGTCGATGGGCCGCTATCAGGGAATCCCGATGGAAATGTGGACGCCGGAGCAGGCCAAGGAACGCTACCCGTTCCTGGAAACTCATGATCTTGAGGGTGTCCTGTATGACCCGACCGATGGCGATATCGACCCCGCGCAGCTGACCCAGGCGCTGGCCAAGGGCGCGCGCGACATGGGCCAGAAGATCATCCGGTTCTGCCCCGCCACCGGCGTCACCCAGCATGACGACGGCACCTGGACCGTGCATACCGAGAAGGGTGACATCGACTGCGACTATGTCGTCAACGCTGCCGGATACTATGCGCAACGCGTCGGCGAGTGGTTCAAACCCTATGGCGGCCGCACCGTGCCCGCAATGGTCATGAGCCACCAGTATCTGCTGACCGACGAAGTGCCGGAAGTTGAAGAATGGTCCAAGAAGAACGGCGGCAGGAAGCTGCCGCTGCTGCGCGATGTAGACGTCTCGTACTACCTGCGGCAGGAAAAGAACGGCTTCAATCTCGGCCCCTACGAGCCCAACTGCAAGGGCCATTGGATGACCGAGGATGACCCGATGCCCGAGGATTTCAGCTTCCAGCTTTGGAACGATGATCTGGACCGCATCGAGGATATCGTCACCGACGCGATGGAGCGGGTGCCGCTGATGGCGACCTCGGGCGTGGGCCGCGTGATCAACGGGCCGATCCCCTATGCGCCCGACGGCCTGCCGCTGATCGGCCCGATGCCCGGCGTCAAGAACGCCTTCGAGGCGCATACCTTCACCTTCGGTATCGCCCAGGGCGGCGGCGCGGGCAAGGTGCTGGCCGAATGGATCGTGGATGGCGCCACCGAACGGGACATGTGGGCCGTCGATCCCCGCCGCTATACCGACTACACCGATCAGGATTACTGCAATCAAAAGGGCATGGAGGTCTACGGCAACGAATACGCCATGCACTTCCCGCATCATGAATGGCCCGCCGCGCGCGACAAGAAACTGTCGCCGGTGCATGCCAAGGTCAAGGAACTGGGCGGCGTCATGGGCGTCTACAACGGCTGGGAGCGCGCCAACTGGTTCGCGCAGCCGGGCGACGATACCTCCGAGGAAGGCACCCACACCTGGGGCCGGTCCGGCCCGTGGGAGCAGCGGATCAAGGAAGAATGCGAGGCCGTGCGCGACCATTGCGGCGTGCTCGACCTGCCGGGTTTCTCGCGCTTCATCGTCAAGGGCGAAGGCGCGGCCGAGGCGCTGCGCGGGCTGGTCACCGGTGGCCTGCCCAAGGTGGGGCGGATCAACCTGGTCTACATCGCCGACGACCGTGGCCGCATCCTGACCGAGATGTCCTGCATGCGCCTGGGCGAGGATGATTTCGTGATGATCACCGCCGCCACAGCGCAATGGCACGACCGCGACATCCTGATGAACGCGATGCCCGCGGGCGTCACCGTCGAGGACGTGACCACCACCCGCGACACGCTGATCGTGACCGGACCGAAATCGCGCGAGATCCTGTCGGGTCTGACCGATGCCGACCTTTCGTTGGGCTGGCTGACCCATCAGGCCGCCACCGTGGCCGGGCAACCCGCGCACCTGATCCGCGTGTCCTTCGCCGGTGAACTGGGCTGGGAGGTGCACGCGCTGAACGAGCACATGCCCGCGATCTATGACGCGATCCTCGCCGCCGGGGCCAAGCCGTTCGGCATGTATGCGCTGAATTCTCTGCGCATCGAAAAGGGCTATCGCGCGTGGAAGGGAGATCTGAGCACCGACTACTCGCTGCTGGAAGCGGGCTTGGAGCGGTTTGTCAAACTGGACAAGCCACAGGGCTTCCCCGGAAAGGCTGCAATCCTGAACGAAAAGCAGCAGGGCGTGAAAAAGTCGTTCGTCACCCTGACTGTCGACGCAGGTGATTGCGATGCGCCTTACATGTCGTGCATCTGGCAGGGTGATCAGATCGTGGGCGAGACCACTTCGGGCGCATGGGGTTACCGCGTCGGCAAATCCATCGCGCTGGGCATGATCAAGTCAGAACATGCAAACCCCGGTACCGAGCTCGAGGTGGAAATCTACGGCCAGAAGTGCCGCGCCGTGGTGCAGCAGGATCAGCCGCTGTGGGACCCCGCAAATGAGCGGCTGCGCGCCTGA